The genomic stretch CGGCTCACCCAACCATCCAGGTAAAGACCGCTGTGAGGTATCCCTCCCCAACCAGACGCATTCCATGTCCACTTCCCGCCGATTGCCGCAAACGGCCTCCCGCCTACAATTTGGGTTCCGCCGTACCAGATAGTCTCAGCTGCCCCGGAAGCAAAGAAATCAGGACCGGTGTAGTGCGAGGAACCCTTCTCCACCGTTATGAATGGGGTATCGTCGGACACAATTCTCTCTTGCGGAATTTGACTAACAGGCCGGGCCAGGCTTACGCCGCACAGCCACGATATTGAGATCAATACGGAAACTATCACCAATATCTTCTTCATCGCCCGCCTCCGGAAAATGAAAACGCGTGTTCCCCCTGGCTCTTGGAAACACGCACATCACGGTGGTCACTTCATGTCGCCACCAATCGTCTCACAACACAGCCTGCTATCTCAGTTTCAAAGCAATATTACCTCATCATGCGTCCAAAATCAAGCGTATTTTGCATTCCTCCGTAGAATCCGTACCTGCCCCGCTCGTTGTCGGTGTCGCGGCCGTCACCATCGACGAGGTCGAGGGCTCCTGATGGCCGTTGTCGATTCATGGCTGAACATATATACTCCATCCAGATCAGATGCGGCACATCGAATTCAAATTGAGGGCGAAAGACGGCGTTAAACTCCACGCCCGGAGATGGGAACCGGAACAGGAACCCATTGGAGTCGTTTGTCTCATTCATGGAGTCGGAGAACACAGCGGACGCTACTTTTCAATGGCTCATCATCTGGCTGGCCGGGGGTATGCCCTTTTGGCCATTGATCTGCGCGGACACGGCAAATCGGAAGGGAAGCGCGGACACATATCGAATTATGCCGCGCTGATGGACGATGTCACAATTCTCCTGAATGAAGGGAGCCGGTCCTATCCACAACGCCCGTTTTTCCTTTATGGCCAGAGCATGGGTGGAAATCTGGTCATCAATCACGCTCTTCGCCGTCATCCCCTGCTGAGGGGGGTGATCGCATCATCGCCGATGCTGCGCACGGTCTTTGAACCTCCCTCCTGGAAAAAACTCCTCGCTAGGTACATAGGTCGCCTGCTGCCGGCGATGCCCCTGACCAACGAGGTCAAGGCCCGGGATCTGTCGCGTGATGAGGAGATCATCAGGAAGTACAAAACCGACCCGCTGGTACACGATCGGCTCACGCTTCGCTTCTACAAAGTACTGCAGGCGGGAACTTGGGCGATCGAGCACGCGGCCGAGCTTTCCATGCCCATGCTGATCATGCACGGCGACTCAGACCGCATCACGTCTCTGCAAGCCAGCCGCACTTTCGCAGAGAGAGCCGGGGATTCCTGTACCCTGAAAGTTTGGGAAGGCTATTACCACGAGGTCCACAACGAACCGGGGAAGGAGCAGGTGCTCGACTACGTGGCCGGGTGGCTGGCAAGCAGGTCATAATCCAGATGCGCCCACCGCTCCCGGTTCACTCATGTTCCATTATGTAATTGGCCATTTTCCCGAAGTAATCGCTAACCCTCGGCACTTCCAAACCAGCATCACGTCTGGTGTTTGAGTCGTCAAACAGAAGACCGCCCGTCAGGTATGGCATGTACAGCTTGACTTCCTCGATCATCTCGCGCTCTTCTTCCGATAGACGATCCGCCGCCTTCGATATGTATGCCATGAACTCTTCCGGCGGGATTATTGCGAAGGGCTCCTTCCTGAAGTGACGGCTTGCGAGATCACGGATCTGTTCGAGTGACGTCGTGTTCCCCGACCCAGCCGTGACATGGTAGCAATTGCCCGCGCTCTTCCCATTGGTCGAGATCGCATAGATTGCGTCAGTCACGTAATCGACAGGCACGAGGTCCACGCGACCCGAAGTATGGCCCGGAAGAATCTTCAGCAGGCCGAGCCAGTACAATCGCAGAGCTCTGTAGAAACCGTTGAAACTCGAAGCGCGGCCA from Candidatus Eisenbacteria bacterium encodes the following:
- a CDS encoding lysophospholipase; protein product: MRHIEFKLRAKDGVKLHARRWEPEQEPIGVVCLIHGVGEHSGRYFSMAHHLAGRGYALLAIDLRGHGKSEGKRGHISNYAALMDDVTILLNEGSRSYPQRPFFLYGQSMGGNLVINHALRRHPLLRGVIASSPMLRTVFEPPSWKKLLARYIGRLLPAMPLTNEVKARDLSRDEEIIRKYKTDPLVHDRLTLRFYKVLQAGTWAIEHAAELSMPMLIMHGDSDRITSLQASRTFAERAGDSCTLKVWEGYYHEVHNEPGKEQVLDYVAGWLASRS